A single genomic interval of Salmo trutta chromosome 13, fSalTru1.1, whole genome shotgun sequence harbors:
- the LOC115205777 gene encoding protein atonal homolog 1-like produces MSVAVMTAKTELSGWPDFSAEDFPLLEQSKLGHIRSRTWVTSPGGGQSPYSPRDTGHYAHSGSMDRSLEKLMSVSKLANSGVRIEMDLDTVQADQGEGGNRKQKRRRVAANARERRRMHGLNKAFDTLRSVIPSNNNKLSKYDTLQMAQIYIQELSELLTGVVKPESRGGSRSGCASPLGSFSPEPREDGGGMSGISSNLQDSTSPQPLNRRLIGDQENTGPVGHFIILSAPKSDLGSGNKRVSNTSNGSDGESSHYSDFEDGHAGRQC; encoded by the coding sequence ATGTCTGTAGCGGTTATGACAGCTAAAACAGAACTGTCCGGCTGGCCAGACTTCTCAGCTGAGGACTTCCCTCTGTTAGAACAGTCGAAACTGGGACATATCAGATCCAGAACCTGGGTAACATCTCCAGGAGGAGGGCAGTCTCCATACTCACCCAGAGATACGGGCCATTACGCACACAGCGGCTCCATGGATCGCTCACTGGAGAAACTCATGTCGGTGAGTAAACTGGCAAACAGTGGTGTCAGGATAGAGATGGACCTAGATACAGTACAGGCGGACCAGGGAGAAGGAGGAAACCGTAAGCAGAAACGCCGGCGCGTCGCAGCTAACGCCCGGGAGAGGCGAAGAATGCATGGGCTGAACAAGGCGTTTGACACTTTGCGGAGCGTGATCCCGTCCAACAATAATAAATTGTCCAAGTATGATACTCTCCAAATGGCTCAGATCTACATCCAGGAGCTTTCGGAGCTGCTCACCGGGGTGGTGAAGCCAGAGAGTCGGGGAGGGTCACGGAGTGGATGCGCCTCTCCGCTGGGGTCTTTCTCTCCAGAGCCCCGGGAGGACGGTGGCGGGATGTCTGGGATCAGCTCAAACCTGCAGGACTCCACCTCACCGCAGCCTCTGAACAGGAGACTGATCGGAGATCAGGAGAACACTGGCCCCGTCGGTCACTTCATCATTCTGTCTGCGCCTAAATCTGATCTAGGATCGGGGAACAAGAGGGTCTCTAACACATCTAACGGGAGTGATGGAGAGTCGTCGCATTACAGTGATTTTGAGGACGGACATGCCGGCAGACAGTGCTAA